One window of Nostoc sp. C052 genomic DNA carries:
- a CDS encoding dynamin-like GTPase family protein — MLDFPLQCKNLKEQVESILQLLQQEPTLRSEDITPVRTSLSKAISPKFEIVFAGAFSAGKSMLINALLERELLYSAEGHATGTECKIEYAEVDKERVVLTFLSEAEIREQVASLCQHLEFKIVANINQLDVINLLREDSEAIIHQEGGESKSERAKQAKALMLLLQGYWANRDRINTVTNATYSMEQFNFSNLKEAAGYARRGCNSAVLKRIEYYCNHPLLRDGNVIIDTPGIDAPVEKDAQLTYAKIQHPDTSAVVCVLKPASAGEMTKEETELLELMRENGGVRDRVFYIFNRIDETWYNTQLRQRLDDLISGQFHNSSKVYKTSGLLGFYGSQIKQTSQKDRFGLDSVFAESIKGLDGKEETPQFVYAFNNYCVNSGKLSATKFRVSVNGFETPNQNYVRILGDWGNELIQQLIQDSGTEEFRTAITRYLTEEKRPQLFKNLADDLEDICIKLKKHYQSVQRNLDSQPQEIETMKAQELQGLNQQLQQIGKEFSEHITEEVNQVINNSCDSFEADFKQLQSRMIRRLDELLDTFSVAYAYRRATISHPRNATAPLIAILVEAFYYLANQLEDILVESSQQVVANYFQRLIEKIRKSEYYRQLYRLLDHDGGIEQEIRSLEKQVNQALVSAASVECDRFVRESPRFYDEGTFSIYQFRQTLLQTSQGYDAESIIEAEPAIRQLLKLDFEPKVSQTIRKSFRQTINQTLKTQLLPMADQQADEILQQYPQARAYLEKTLEQEAEEKIANNHQLLNIVEENIAAYNSAASSINTCLQAMQLYDNLLPIIGNTGFI; from the coding sequence ATGTTAGATTTTCCGCTTCAGTGCAAAAACTTGAAAGAGCAGGTTGAATCTATATTACAACTTTTACAACAAGAACCAACCCTACGTTCTGAAGATATTACACCTGTACGAACTTCTTTAAGTAAAGCGATTTCTCCCAAGTTTGAGATTGTATTTGCAGGTGCGTTTAGTGCTGGAAAATCAATGCTAATCAATGCACTCTTAGAAAGGGAATTACTCTACAGTGCAGAGGGACACGCTACAGGGACAGAATGCAAAATTGAGTATGCAGAAGTAGATAAAGAACGTGTTGTTTTAACTTTTTTAAGTGAAGCAGAGATTCGCGAACAAGTAGCTTCTTTGTGTCAGCACCTAGAATTTAAAATAGTCGCTAATATCAACCAACTTGATGTAATTAACTTGCTACGTGAAGATTCTGAAGCGATTATTCATCAGGAGGGTGGTGAGAGTAAATCAGAACGTGCAAAACAGGCAAAGGCGTTAATGTTGTTGCTACAGGGATATTGGGCAAACCGCGATCGCATCAACACTGTAACTAATGCTACATATTCAATGGAGCAATTTAATTTTTCCAATCTCAAGGAAGCGGCGGGATATGCCCGTCGTGGTTGTAACAGTGCCGTGTTGAAGCGAATAGAATATTACTGTAATCATCCACTACTGCGAGATGGAAATGTAATTATTGATACCCCTGGTATCGATGCCCCAGTAGAGAAGGATGCACAGCTAACTTATGCCAAAATTCAACATCCTGATACTTCAGCGGTGGTATGTGTGCTAAAGCCTGCCTCAGCGGGTGAGATGACAAAAGAAGAAACCGAACTTTTGGAATTAATGCGAGAGAATGGGGGAGTACGCGATCGCGTCTTCTATATCTTCAACCGCATTGATGAGACTTGGTACAATACCCAACTACGGCAGCGATTAGACGATTTAATTAGCGGGCAGTTTCACAATTCCAGCAAGGTTTATAAAACTAGTGGATTATTAGGATTTTACGGCAGTCAGATTAAACAGACAAGCCAAAAAGATAGATTTGGTTTAGACTCTGTTTTTGCAGAAAGTATTAAAGGTTTAGATGGGAAAGAAGAAACACCACAATTTGTCTATGCGTTTAACAACTACTGTGTAAATTCAGGAAAATTGTCTGCTACTAAATTTCGTGTCTCTGTGAATGGCTTTGAAACCCCAAATCAAAATTATGTGCGGATTTTGGGAGATTGGGGAAATGAACTAATCCAACAGCTAATTCAAGATAGTGGGACTGAAGAATTTCGGACAGCAATTACTCGCTATCTTACCGAAGAAAAGCGACCACAATTATTTAAAAATCTTGCTGATGACTTGGAAGATATTTGTATTAAACTGAAGAAACATTATCAGAGTGTCCAACGCAATTTAGATAGTCAACCTCAAGAAATTGAGACGATGAAGGCGCAAGAATTGCAAGGACTAAATCAGCAACTCCAACAAATTGGGAAAGAATTTAGTGAGCATATCACAGAAGAAGTTAACCAGGTAATTAATAATTCTTGTGATAGTTTTGAGGCAGATTTTAAGCAATTGCAATCACGAATGATTCGCCGTCTAGATGAATTGCTAGATACTTTTTCTGTAGCTTATGCTTATCGACGTGCAACCATCAGCCATCCCCGCAACGCTACTGCACCTTTAATTGCTATTTTAGTAGAGGCATTTTATTACTTAGCAAATCAATTAGAAGATATTTTGGTTGAATCTTCTCAGCAGGTAGTTGCAAATTATTTTCAGCGGTTGATTGAAAAGATTCGTAAGTCAGAGTATTATCGCCAATTGTATCGTTTATTAGATCATGATGGCGGCATTGAACAAGAGATAAGAAGTTTGGAAAAACAAGTTAATCAAGCCTTAGTGAGTGCAGCTAGTGTAGAGTGCGATCGCTTTGTGCGAGAAAGCCCCAGATTTTACGATGAAGGCACTTTTTCTATATATCAATTCCGCCAAACTCTATTACAAACTTCTCAAGGTTACGATGCTGAAAGTATCATAGAAGCAGAGCCAGCAATTAGACAGTTATTGAAGTTAGATTTTGAACCCAAAGTTTCCCAAACTATTCGTAAATCTTTCCGTCAAACCATCAACCAAACGCTCAAAACTCAGTTGTTACCAATGGCAGATCAGCAAGCAGATGAGATTTTGCAACAATATCCACAGGCACGTGCTTATCTAGAGAAAACACTAGAACAAGAAGCTGAAGAAAAAATTGCGAATAATCACCAATTATTAAATATTGTTGAAGAAAATATTGCCGCATATAATTCAGCCGCTTCTAGTATTAATACTTGTTTACAGGCGATGCAATTATATGACAATCTTTTGCCCATAATTGGTAATACAGGTTTTATATAG
- a CDS encoding ATP-binding protein — protein sequence MNLNLEKSSKTTEPNNNWYKADNLSMGFSYQAAVNALGQKALSGIELSYLFQDTVVLVAQILDIKYSRILQLLSDSNSLRKVASVGETPLETDSTEINITTNHQVQQLLENTQPIIKLNTPFCEIDDLTIPSPPDSVTGLSVLIPGASKALGFLEVYASEARDFSSDDIHFLQSVTHILATAIERKRSEALMYTQSKILEQVTFGVNLHEIFNNLCILLEQELPGAYCSILVVDQENRQLRGGAAPTLPEEFAKGVDGLMIGECCGSCGTAAYRGDSVFANDIATDVLWADFRDFALSYNIRACWSSPFTSQTGEVLGTFAISHKFPCHPTPHHLEILKTATHIASIATETVRAAEALQKANNELERKVAERTSELRKALLDLQKTQAQLVHSEKMSSLGQMVAGVAHEINNPISFIAGNLGYANRYINDLLDLIAVYQEQYPQENHTIAAKINTIDLEYLCDDLPKLMTSMTVGSERITEIVLGLRNFSRLDEAKMKSVDIHEGIDNTLMILNHQLTLPNKLPHIQIVKDYSDLPKVSCYVNQLNQVFMNILNNAIYTLKENIQSWQSENQIPTIKIKTLLLDKETVLISIKDNGSGMNPEVQEHIFDPFFTTKPVGQGTGLGLSISYQIVVEKHQGKLNCISALGEGTEFQIEIPIQVLSSQQ from the coding sequence ATGAACTTAAATTTAGAGAAATCAAGCAAAACAACTGAGCCAAACAACAACTGGTATAAAGCTGATAATTTATCAATGGGTTTCAGCTATCAAGCCGCAGTGAATGCACTAGGACAAAAGGCACTTTCAGGGATTGAATTGTCGTATTTGTTCCAAGATACAGTTGTGTTAGTAGCTCAAATACTAGATATAAAATATAGTAGAATTTTGCAACTACTTTCAGATAGTAATTCTTTACGTAAAGTAGCTAGCGTTGGCGAAACACCTTTAGAAACAGACTCTACTGAGATTAATATCACAACTAATCACCAAGTCCAACAACTATTAGAGAATACTCAGCCAATTATTAAGCTCAACACGCCATTTTGTGAGATAGATGATTTAACTATCCCTTCTCCTCCAGATAGCGTTACTGGTTTGAGTGTATTAATTCCTGGTGCAAGTAAAGCTTTAGGTTTCCTAGAAGTATATGCTAGCGAGGCAAGAGATTTTTCTTCAGACGATATTCATTTTTTGCAATCTGTAACCCATATCTTAGCAACAGCGATTGAACGCAAACGTTCAGAAGCGTTAATGTACACCCAAAGCAAAATTTTAGAACAAGTGACTTTTGGGGTTAACCTACATGAAATTTTTAATAATCTTTGTATTTTGCTAGAGCAAGAATTACCAGGGGCGTATTGCTCAATTTTAGTTGTAGATCAAGAAAATCGACAACTGCGGGGAGGAGCAGCACCAACTTTACCAGAAGAATTTGCTAAGGGTGTGGATGGTTTGATGATTGGTGAATGTTGTGGTTCTTGTGGTACTGCTGCTTATCGAGGAGATTCAGTATTTGCTAATGATATTGCTACTGATGTTTTATGGGCTGATTTTCGAGATTTCGCTTTGAGTTACAATATTAGAGCTTGTTGGTCATCACCTTTTACTTCACAAACTGGTGAAGTTTTAGGGACATTTGCTATATCTCATAAATTTCCCTGTCATCCAACTCCGCATCATCTAGAAATTCTGAAAACAGCTACTCATATTGCCAGTATTGCAACAGAAACCGTCAGAGCCGCAGAAGCTTTACAAAAGGCTAACAACGAGTTAGAACGAAAAGTTGCAGAACGAACATCTGAATTAAGAAAAGCTCTGCTTGACTTACAAAAAACACAAGCTCAACTGGTTCACAGTGAAAAAATGTCGAGTTTAGGACAAATGGTAGCGGGGGTTGCCCATGAGATTAATAATCCCATTAGTTTTATTGCTGGTAATCTCGGATATGCAAATCGGTACATCAATGATTTACTAGATTTAATTGCAGTTTATCAAGAGCAATATCCTCAAGAAAATCATACCATAGCAGCCAAAATAAATACTATTGATCTAGAGTATTTGTGTGATGATTTACCTAAATTAATGACATCTATGACAGTAGGTAGTGAGCGAATTACAGAAATTGTTCTTGGCTTACGGAACTTCTCACGACTAGATGAAGCAAAAATGAAGTCTGTAGATATTCATGAAGGTATAGATAACACATTAATGATTCTGAATCATCAGTTGACACTGCCCAATAAATTACCTCACATCCAGATAGTTAAGGACTATAGTGACTTACCAAAGGTTAGTTGTTATGTAAACCAGTTGAATCAAGTTTTTATGAATATTCTTAATAACGCAATTTATACCTTAAAGGAGAATATTCAATCTTGGCAGTCTGAAAATCAGATACCAACTATTAAAATTAAGACTTTACTTTTAGACAAAGAGACGGTTTTAATTAGTATCAAAGATAATGGCTCTGGTATGAATCCAGAGGTTCAAGAACATATCTTTGATCCTTTTTTCACTACTAAACCTGTTGGTCAAGGAACTGGTTTAGGGTTATCCATCAGTTATCAGATTGTTGTCGAAAAGCACCAAGGTAAGCTCAATTGCATCTCTGCATTAGGTGAGGGAACTGAATTTCAAATTGAAATTCCTATTCAAGTTTTAAGTAGTCAGCAATAA
- a CDS encoding PPC domain-containing DNA-binding protein, with protein sequence MKVFAIRLKPQYDLRQSLKNFVKQEDIKAGFILSAIGSLEAAKIRFANQDVSTVLTGKFEIIALNGTIATTGVHLHIAISDREGKTIGGHLDDGCIIYTTAEIVIGASEKFTFNRTFDQETGYQELEVIPDNL encoded by the coding sequence ATGAAAGTTTTTGCGATCAGATTGAAACCCCAGTACGATTTAAGACAAAGCTTAAAGAATTTTGTCAAACAGGAAGACATCAAAGCAGGATTTATATTAAGTGCCATTGGTAGCCTAGAAGCAGCAAAAATTCGCTTTGCTAATCAAGACGTTAGTACAGTGTTAACTGGAAAATTTGAAATCATCGCTCTCAACGGTACAATAGCAACTACAGGTGTGCATTTGCACATTGCTATTTCTGATCGAGAAGGCAAAACTATCGGCGGACATCTCGACGATGGATGTATTATTTACACAACTGCTGAAATAGTTATCGGTGCAAGTGAGAAATTTACTTTTAATAGAACTTTTGACCAAGAAACAGGTTATCAAGAACTAGAAGTTATACCTGATAATTTATGA
- a CDS encoding response regulator, whose amino-acid sequence MNVTSILSNTQITEKVRILVVEDEYILSMNLQETLELLGYTVLDIIDTAETAIEKAGELLPNLVLMDIQLRGEMDGIQAAELIWNRFQVPVVYITGHSDKSTVDRANMTFAFGYILKPVKEQQLYVAIQTALNRYQREQLSQSQRLNQLKNNFLATASHEMRMPLSNIKMTISVLENILEREGILNSELLSPFESVAGYITILHQQCEKGLDLVNTLLSLQMIDTDTYPLELTSFQLQDWLPHLTLYFRELARSQKQIFQVNIPPNLPPMVSDLGVVSKIISELLNNACKYSPPDEEIRLTVQTIYMTKNAIDKDELSGMTINSQVPFFEITISNSGVIIPKKEQSRIFEPFYRIPYNDFWKIGGTGLGLTLVKKLIEFLQGTIEVTNIEDCTRFTVLLPLSLSDLSS is encoded by the coding sequence ATGAATGTTACCAGCATTTTATCAAACACACAGATAACTGAAAAAGTTCGGATTCTAGTTGTTGAAGATGAGTATATCCTGTCAATGAATTTACAAGAAACTTTAGAACTGCTGGGATACACTGTTTTAGATATTATTGATACGGCAGAAACGGCCATTGAGAAAGCTGGTGAACTACTCCCAAACTTGGTTTTGATGGATATCCAGTTGCGAGGTGAGATGGATGGTATTCAGGCGGCGGAGCTAATCTGGAATCGTTTTCAAGTCCCTGTCGTCTATATTACCGGACATTCTGACAAAAGCACTGTGGATCGGGCTAACATGACATTTGCTTTTGGTTACATCCTCAAACCTGTCAAGGAACAACAACTTTATGTTGCTATTCAAACAGCACTCAATCGCTATCAACGGGAGCAATTGTCACAATCTCAACGGCTCAACCAGTTGAAAAATAATTTTCTAGCAACCGCCTCTCATGAAATGCGAATGCCCTTATCGAATATCAAAATGACAATCTCCGTGCTAGAAAATATTCTAGAGCGAGAGGGTATTTTAAATTCAGAGCTACTTTCTCCATTTGAGTCTGTAGCTGGCTACATAACTATTCTGCATCAACAGTGTGAAAAAGGGCTAGATTTGGTCAACACTTTGCTGTCTCTGCAAATGATTGATACAGATACATATCCATTAGAATTAACTTCATTTCAACTTCAAGACTGGCTTCCTCATCTAACCTTGTATTTTCGAGAACTCGCTCGTTCTCAAAAACAAATTTTCCAGGTTAATATTCCTCCAAATTTACCACCTATGGTTTCAGACTTAGGTGTTGTTAGCAAAATTATCTCCGAATTACTCAACAATGCCTGCAAATATTCTCCCCCTGATGAAGAGATTAGATTAACTGTCCAGACTATCTACATGACAAAAAATGCAATCGATAAAGACGAGCTATCTGGTATGACAATTAATTCTCAAGTGCCCTTCTTTGAAATTACAATTAGCAACTCTGGCGTAATAATCCCTAAAAAAGAGCAATCTCGAATATTTGAGCCATTTTACCGAATTCCTTACAACGATTTCTGGAAAATTGGCGGGACAGGATTGGGCTTGACATTAGTTAAGAAGCTTATAGAATTTCTCCAAGGCACAATAGAAGTTACCAATATTGAAGATTGCACAAGATTCACTGTCTTACTACCGTTAAGCCTGTCAGATTTATCATCTTAA
- a CDS encoding UTP--glucose-1-phosphate uridylyltransferase has protein sequence MQKNKVRKAVIPVAGFGTRLFPATKVVKKELFPIIDRDGRAKPVILAIIEEAISAGIAEVGIVVQPDDKEIFEDLLKKPPKKELLDKLSQQNQEYSRYLEDLGSRITILLQEEQLGYGHAVFCAKDWVQDEPFLLMLGDHIYASDIEKSCASQVLDIYERVNQSVIALTTMPAEIIHKAGCVTGVWQELNSILSVTQLYEKPSIEYARENLSVEGMAENEFLGIFGLYLLTPKIFEFLAEHINKNFRERGEFQLTSCLERLRQEERITGYVVKGKCFDTGLPDAYRQTMIDYINF, from the coding sequence ATGCAAAAAAATAAAGTTAGAAAAGCTGTGATTCCGGTAGCTGGTTTTGGTACTCGTTTGTTTCCAGCTACCAAGGTTGTGAAAAAAGAACTTTTCCCGATTATCGATCGAGATGGTAGGGCAAAACCTGTGATTCTCGCAATTATTGAAGAGGCAATTAGTGCTGGAATTGCAGAAGTAGGGATTGTGGTGCAGCCAGATGATAAAGAAATCTTTGAAGATTTATTAAAAAAGCCACCTAAAAAAGAACTTTTAGATAAGCTCTCGCAGCAAAATCAAGAATATAGCCGATATCTCGAAGATTTAGGTAGCAGAATTACCATTCTGTTACAAGAGGAGCAATTGGGCTATGGTCACGCGGTATTTTGTGCCAAAGATTGGGTGCAAGATGAGCCGTTTTTACTTATGTTGGGCGACCACATTTATGCATCTGATATTGAAAAATCTTGTGCTAGTCAAGTTTTAGATATTTACGAACGAGTTAATCAAAGCGTTATTGCCTTAACTACAATGCCAGCAGAAATTATTCATAAAGCTGGGTGTGTAACAGGAGTTTGGCAAGAATTAAACTCGATTTTGTCGGTTACACAACTCTATGAAAAGCCTAGTATCGAGTATGCACGAGAAAATCTTAGTGTAGAGGGAATGGCAGAAAATGAGTTTTTAGGTATATTTGGCTTATATTTACTTACGCCGAAAATTTTTGAATTTCTAGCAGAACATATCAACAAAAATTTCCGAGAACGAGGTGAATTTCAGTTAACATCCTGTCTAGAAAGATTGCGTCAGGAAGAACGAATAACAGGATATGTTGTTAAAGGAAAGTGTTTTGATACAGGTTTGCCAGATGCTTATCGTCAGACAATGATTGATTATATAAATTTCTAG
- a CDS encoding class I SAM-dependent RNA methyltransferase produces the protein MNYFATVARGLETLAAQELEQLGAHSVEPGFCGVAFEGDRTLLYRVNLWARLPFRILVHIHEFPCLDAKDLYRGIQAIDWQNYLTPDMTLAVNVTGKNDRLNHSHFTSLQVKNAIVDQQKENLGERSNVELHDPDVRVNVHIERDFCTVKLDSSGNSLHRRGYRPAVGAAPLKESLAAALIQLSGWQPNQMFYDPLCGSGTLPLEASLKALNIAPGLFRDSFGFENWLDFDLSLLEKLLQEAKDSQIDTLPAPIWGSDRDENIIEQAINNAQNCGVDNHVWFSQMELADVVAPADSGILFCNPPYGERLGRDSDLGAFYKLLGDVLKQRFKGWTAFVLSGNKELSQSIGLKSSQRIAVYNGALPCQLMKYELY, from the coding sequence ATGAATTATTTTGCAACGGTTGCTCGTGGATTAGAAACCCTGGCGGCTCAGGAGTTAGAGCAACTGGGTGCCCATTCCGTAGAGCCAGGATTTTGTGGTGTAGCCTTTGAGGGCGATCGCACTCTGCTTTATCGCGTCAACCTCTGGGCTAGGCTACCGTTCCGCATTTTGGTGCATATCCATGAGTTTCCATGCCTTGATGCTAAGGATCTCTATCGCGGCATTCAGGCTATCGATTGGCAAAACTATCTCACGCCAGATATGACGCTGGCGGTGAATGTCACGGGCAAAAACGATCGCCTCAACCACAGCCACTTCACATCTCTACAGGTCAAAAATGCGATCGTTGACCAACAGAAAGAAAATCTGGGTGAGCGTTCAAATGTGGAACTTCATGACCCAGATGTGCGAGTCAATGTTCATATTGAACGCGATTTTTGTACCGTTAAACTCGATAGTTCTGGAAATAGTCTACACCGCCGAGGCTACCGTCCTGCGGTTGGAGCAGCCCCTCTCAAGGAATCTCTGGCTGCTGCCCTCATTCAGCTTTCGGGCTGGCAGCCAAACCAAATGTTCTACGATCCTCTCTGTGGATCTGGCACTTTACCTCTGGAAGCTAGCTTAAAGGCACTGAATATCGCACCAGGGCTGTTTCGCGATAGCTTTGGATTTGAAAATTGGCTCGATTTTGATTTATCCCTTTTAGAAAAACTGCTCCAAGAAGCTAAGGATAGCCAAATAGACACCCTGCCTGCGCCTATTTGGGGAAGCGATCGCGATGAAAATATAATCGAACAAGCGATTAATAATGCTCAAAACTGCGGCGTTGATAACCATGTATGGTTTTCTCAAATGGAGCTTGCTGATGTTGTCGCCCCCGCAGACAGTGGGATTTTATTTTGCAATCCACCTTATGGCGAACGGCTGGGGCGAGATAGCGATTTGGGGGCATTTTACAAACTTTTGGGCGATGTGTTGAAACAACGCTTCAAAGGCTGGACTGCATTTGTACTCAGTGGCAACAAGGAACTGTCTCAATCGATTGGACTAAAATCATCCCAGCGAATTGCGGTGTACAACGGAGCGCTGCCTTGTCAGTTAATGAAATATGAGTTGTATTAA
- a CDS encoding LD-carboxypeptidase, with amino-acid sequence MTIKRREFLTTCGFATLATQIPTLTAQGKPSANTIRKPPRLQVGDTVGLIAPAGIVDAKDIETAQQSFSQLGLKVKLGKHILDHYGYLAGNDADRADDVNLMFSDRTIKAIIPMRGGWGCNRILPLLNYSLIRSHPKIIIGYSDITTLLLAINARSQMITFHGPVATSTWNQFTVDYFKRILFNGEAVTMENLNPSEVRVETIALGKTRGKLVGGNLSVLSAMVGSPYLPSWNKSILFVEEVGEDVYRVDRMLTQLKTAGILNQITGFIFGQCSKCSLGDEPSFTLMQVLQDHILPLGIPAWYGSMIGHIKDKFTLPIGVEVEIDAELGTIRMLEAAVK; translated from the coding sequence ATGACTATCAAACGTCGGGAATTTCTCACAACCTGTGGATTTGCTACCTTAGCTACCCAGATACCAACACTTACCGCTCAAGGTAAGCCATCTGCAAACACCATCCGCAAGCCACCCCGGTTGCAAGTTGGTGATACCGTAGGATTAATCGCCCCTGCGGGTATTGTTGATGCCAAAGATATTGAAACAGCGCAGCAATCATTTTCACAGTTAGGGTTAAAAGTCAAGCTGGGGAAGCATATTTTAGACCATTACGGCTATTTAGCGGGTAACGATGCCGATCGCGCCGATGATGTAAACTTGATGTTTAGCGATCGCACCATAAAAGCAATTATTCCTATGCGTGGTGGCTGGGGCTGTAATCGCATTTTACCCTTACTCAACTACTCGCTGATCCGCTCCCATCCGAAAATTATCATCGGGTACAGCGATATTACAACACTATTGTTAGCAATTAATGCCCGTAGTCAAATGATTACTTTTCATGGGCCAGTTGCCACATCTACCTGGAATCAGTTTACAGTGGATTACTTCAAGCGTATCCTCTTTAATGGTGAAGCTGTGACTATGGAAAATCTCAACCCTAGCGAAGTGCGGGTAGAGACAATAGCACTGGGCAAGACAAGAGGTAAACTTGTAGGTGGAAATTTATCAGTGCTATCAGCAATGGTAGGTTCACCTTACCTACCTTCTTGGAACAAAAGTATTCTGTTTGTAGAAGAAGTTGGCGAGGATGTTTACCGTGTAGATAGAATGCTGACGCAGTTAAAAACTGCTGGGATACTTAATCAAATTACTGGCTTTATCTTTGGGCAATGCAGTAAATGTAGTCTTGGAGATGAACCATCATTTACATTAATGCAAGTATTGCAAGATCATATACTTCCTTTAGGGATTCCTGCTTGGTACGGTTCAATGATTGGCCATATTAAAGATAAATTTACCTTGCCAATCGGTGTAGAAGTAGAAATAGATGCTGAACTTGGGACAATACGAATGTTAGAGGCGGCTGTTAAATAA
- a CDS encoding NAD(P)/FAD-dependent oxidoreductase: MLRLTEVKLPLDHPEDEIKIAILKKLQITDEELIGYSIFKRSYDARKKGEIVLVYILDVETTQETYLLKRLKKDPHVMATPDMSYRLVAQAPSNLAIRPIIIGTGPCGLFAGLMLAQMGFRPIILERGKKVRDRTADTFGFWKKKSDFNPESNAQFGEGGAGTFSDGKLYSQVKDPQHYGRKVLTELVNAGASPEILYINKPHIGTFKLVGIVQSMRAKIESLGGEIRFQSRVEDINIENGQVRGVTLASGEYIASNYVILAVGHSARDTFQMLFERGVYIEPKPFSIGFRVEHPQTLIDKCRFGAQAGHKLLGAADYKLVHHCQNGRSVYSFCMCPGGLVVAAASEPGRLVTNGMSQYSRNERNANSAIVVGITPEDYPGNALAGIDFQRRLEERAFELGGGTYEAPGQLVGDFLNHRPSTTLGTVKPSYTPGVHLGDLSESLPDYAIAAIREALPAFDKQIKGFAMDDAVLTGVETRTSSPIRIKRKENYQSLNTIGLYPAGEGAGYAGGILSAGIDGIKVAEAVALSILQTVNHKI; encoded by the coding sequence ATGTTACGACTAACAGAAGTAAAGCTCCCGCTCGATCATCCTGAAGATGAGATCAAGATTGCCATCCTCAAAAAGCTGCAAATCACAGATGAAGAATTGATCGGCTATTCCATCTTCAAGCGTAGCTACGATGCGCGTAAGAAAGGAGAGATCGTTCTTGTTTATATTCTGGATGTAGAAACAACTCAGGAGACTTATCTACTCAAGCGCCTGAAAAAAGATCCTCATGTGATGGCTACGCCAGACATGAGTTATCGCCTAGTTGCACAAGCACCCAGCAATTTAGCGATTCGCCCTATCATCATTGGTACTGGTCCTTGTGGCTTGTTTGCGGGTTTGATGCTGGCGCAAATGGGGTTCCGTCCGATCATTTTAGAACGTGGGAAAAAAGTTCGCGATCGCACCGCTGATACTTTTGGCTTTTGGAAGAAAAAATCAGACTTCAACCCCGAATCTAATGCCCAGTTTGGCGAAGGTGGGGCGGGTACATTCTCTGATGGGAAACTCTACAGTCAGGTTAAAGATCCTCAGCACTATGGACGCAAAGTACTAACCGAACTCGTCAATGCGGGAGCCTCACCGGAAATTTTATATATTAATAAACCGCACATCGGCACATTCAAACTGGTAGGAATCGTCCAAAGTATGCGCGCCAAAATCGAATCCCTGGGCGGTGAAATTCGCTTTCAAAGCCGGGTGGAAGATATCAACATCGAAAATGGACAGGTGCGAGGAGTTACCCTCGCCAGTGGGGAATATATCGCCAGCAATTATGTAATTCTGGCGGTGGGGCACAGCGCCCGCGATACCTTTCAAATGCTATTTGAACGCGGGGTTTACATCGAGCCGAAACCCTTTTCCATCGGCTTTCGGGTTGAACATCCCCAGACTCTCATCGACAAATGTCGTTTCGGCGCTCAAGCTGGTCATAAGCTTTTAGGGGCTGCCGATTACAAGCTGGTTCACCATTGCCAAAATGGTCGTTCCGTCTATAGTTTCTGTATGTGTCCAGGAGGCTTGGTAGTTGCAGCCGCATCAGAACCGGGGCGACTTGTTACCAATGGGATGAGCCAATACTCTCGTAATGAGCGCAATGCTAATAGTGCGATCGTTGTGGGCATCACACCCGAAGATTATCCGGGAAATGCCTTAGCGGGAATTGACTTTCAACGGCGTTTGGAAGAACGAGCTTTTGAATTGGGCGGTGGGACTTATGAAGCTCCAGGACAGTTGGTGGGAGACTTTCTTAACCATCGCCCCTCGACAACATTAGGCACTGTAAAACCTTCTTACACACCGGGGGTACATTTGGGTGATTTGAGTGAGAGTTTACCAGATTATGCGATCGCAGCCATTCGTGAAGCACTTCCCGCTTTTGACAAACAAATTAAAGGATTTGCGATGGATGATGCCGTGTTGACTGGGGTAGAAACCCGCACATCATCACCGATTCGGATTAAACGCAAAGAGAATTATCAAAGTTTAAATACAATCGGTCTTTATCCAGCTGGTGAAGGCGCGGGATACGCCGGGGGAATCCTCTCGGCGGGTATCGATGGTATTAAAGTGGCGGAGGCGGTGGCTTTAAGTATATTGCAAACCGTAAATCACAAAATCTGA